In Carya illinoinensis cultivar Pawnee chromosome 9, C.illinoinensisPawnee_v1, whole genome shotgun sequence, the following are encoded in one genomic region:
- the LOC122277746 gene encoding uncharacterized protein LOC122277746 codes for MMSRHAYELESGTADSVASSPLSDHPLYTMHDHQNAHVRFMCSFGGKILPRPHDNQLRYVGGDTRIVAVQRCTNFSTLLTKLSELSGTTDMNIKYQLPNEDLDALISVSSDEDVENMIDEYYDRLRHNQNHPRLARLRLFLFPNGDQISRTSSISSLLRGSTNREHWFLDAINGSSSLSSGLQRNQSEVSSIVSEIPDFLFGLDNSDQETQTKLKSIRPTLTQKTSSLDMGSLPPATASTFCSSSSAPGVPQIPNLPPVKTRPDLRDRYEEGEDQLNHQPEGFTETTEPPISQPTAYSASAEMPHYFLDSRYHGHAAEPVPAVYYVPGQIPPGNASVQPISIRAPYVHQYLTVPGQVPLNYQYRVSDVGQVYGGGMSPVTAAFEPYDVQARVAPDGVNRQVFYGVKNPGMVPLYRNMVVPGGEDSQGNIVSEAKTGRVSQ; via the coding sequence ATGATGTCACGCCATGCATACGAGCTCGAATCAGGAACAGCGGACTCCGTCGCATCCTCACCTCTTTCAGACCACCCTCTGTACACGATGCATGATCATCAGAACGCACACGTACGGTTCATGTGCAGTTTCGGCGGCAAGATCCTACCCAGGCCCCACGACAATCAACTTCGTTATGTCGGCGGCGATACACGCATAGTTGCCGTCCAGCGTTGCACCAACTTTTCGACCCTTCTCACAAAGCTCTCCGAGCTCTCAGGTACCACCGACATGAATATCAAGTACCAGCTTCCCAACGAAGATCTTGATGCTTTGATCTCAGTGTCGAGCGATGAAGACGTGGAGAACATGATTGACGAATACTACGACCGCTTGCGGCACAATCAGAACCACCCGAGGTTGGCCCGACTGCGGCTCTTTCTCTTTCCCAACGGTGACCAAATCTCCCGAACTAGCAGTATCAGCTCGCTTCTCAGAGGCTCAACCAACCGTGAACACTGGTTCCTTGACGCTATCAATGGAAGCTCTTCTCTCAGCTCGGGTCTCCAGCGTAACCAATCCGAGGTCTCTTCGATTGTCTCCGAGATACCCGATTTCCTGTTTGGTTTGGATAATTCGGATCAAGAAACTCAAACAAAATTAAAGAGCATTCGACCCACACTTACCCAAAAAACATCCAGTTTAGATATGGGTTCTCTTCCTCCGGCTACTGCTTCCACCTTTTGTTCATCATCATCGGCTCCCGGTGTGCCCCAGATACCAAACCTTCCTCCCGTCAAGACCAGACCCGATCTCCGGGATCGATATGAGGAAGGAGAGGATCAGCTCAATCATCAACCTGAGGGATTTACAGAGACAACTGAACCGCCTATATCGCAACCAACTGCGTACTCGGCCAGCGCCGAGATGCCGCATTACTTTCTGGATTCTCGTTATCATGGTCATGCTGCAGAGCCAGTGCCAGCAGTCTACTATGTTCCTGGGCAGATCCCACCCGGGAATGCTTCAGTTCAACCCATTTCTATACGGGCCCCTTATGTTCATCAGTACTTGACAGTGCCGGGTCAAGTACCGCTTAACTACCAATATCGGGTATCGGATGTCGGTCAGGTTTATGGTGGCGGGATGAGCCCAGTGACAGCGGCGTTTGAACCGTACGATGTTCAGGCGAGAGTGGCTCCTGATGGAGTGAATCGGCAGGTGTTCTACGGGGTTAAAAATCCGGGTATGGTTCCATTATATCGAAACATGGTGGTTCCGGGTGGAGAAGATTCGCAAGGCAATATCGTTTCAGAGGCAAAAACGGGTCGGGTCTCCCAGTAA